A stretch of the Rhodospirillales bacterium genome encodes the following:
- the tsaB gene encoding tRNA (adenosine(37)-N6)-threonylcarbamoyltransferase complex dimerization subunit type 1 TsaB — translation MNVLGLDCATTGCSVALMRDGKIVAASNRVMDRGQAEVLNAMMGDVMAKADTGFKALDRIGVTVGPGSFTGVRIGLAVARALGLGLGIPVVGVTTFAAFARAVPKEERVGRNMVIAVNGKRRDVFVQTFDEACNPISEPDTIASVANDALPSGPMLIAGDGSEILRNLLMASKDMAGEIENRIRFSSRITPPDAAHVAAMAAEMAEMDAPELTGKGASVRPLYIRPPDAALPTKSRRRS, via the coding sequence ATGAATGTGCTGGGCCTTGATTGCGCGACCACGGGGTGTTCCGTTGCATTGATGCGGGATGGAAAAATTGTGGCGGCATCAAACCGTGTGATGGACCGTGGGCAGGCAGAAGTTCTCAATGCCATGATGGGTGACGTCATGGCGAAAGCCGATACCGGTTTCAAAGCATTAGACAGGATCGGCGTTACCGTTGGCCCCGGCTCCTTTACAGGGGTGCGCATTGGCCTTGCCGTGGCACGCGCGCTTGGGCTTGGGCTTGGCATTCCGGTTGTGGGCGTGACGACCTTTGCGGCCTTTGCCCGCGCCGTGCCCAAAGAAGAACGGGTGGGCCGCAATATGGTGATTGCAGTGAATGGCAAACGCCGGGACGTTTTTGTTCAAACCTTTGATGAAGCCTGCAACCCCATTTCAGAACCAGACACGATTGCTTCTGTCGCAAATGATGCATTGCCGTCTGGGCCAATGTTGATTGCAGGAGACGGTTCGGAAATTTTGCGCAACCTTTTGATGGCCTCAAAGGACATGGCCGGGGAAATTGAAAATCGCATCCGTTTTTCATCAAGGATCACCCCGCCCGATGCGGCCCATGTGGCGGCGATGGCAGCAGAGATGGCAGAGATGGATGCGCCAGAGTTAACGGGGAAGGGCGCATCAGTTCGCCCGTTGTATATTCGCCCCCCCGATGCGGCGCTGCCGACAAAATCCAGACGGCGTTCATGA
- a CDS encoding transcriptional repressor: MSSLEKICIAKGMKMTEQRRVIARVLSEAEDHPDVEEVHRRSSEIDSRISIATVYRTVRLFEEANILQRHDFGDGRSRYEARASDHHDHVINVRTGEVLEFHSEEIESLQRSVAEELGLELVGHRMELFCVPKPVKQ, translated from the coding sequence ATGTCGTCATTAGAAAAAATCTGTATCGCCAAAGGCATGAAAATGACCGAGCAGCGGCGGGTTATTGCTCGGGTGTTGTCTGAGGCTGAAGATCATCCAGATGTGGAAGAGGTTCATCGCCGCTCGTCAGAGATCGATTCCCGTATTTCCATCGCAACGGTTTACCGTACGGTTCGGTTGTTTGAAGAAGCCAATATTTTACAACGCCATGATTTCGGCGATGGGCGTTCCCGCTATGAAGCCCGTGCAAGCGATCACCATGACCATGTCATTAATGTGCGTACCGGCGAGGTTCTGGAATTTCACAGTGAAGAAATAGAATCTTTGCAGCGTAGCGTGGCCGAAGAATTGGGCCTTGAGTTGGTGGGACACCGGATGGAACTTTTCTGCGTTCCCAAGCCCGTAAAACAATAG
- a CDS encoding MucR family transcriptional regulator: MSESSESNDILLLTTEIVSSHVANNAVAINELPELIRQVYATLANIESAPLFHVDRPQPAVPVKRSVTPDYIVCLEDGRKLKMLKRHLKTSYNMTPDEYRERWGLPNDYPMVAPNYALQRSSLAKEIGLGTKRAGKA; the protein is encoded by the coding sequence ATGTCTGAATCTTCAGAATCAAACGATATTCTATTACTTACCACAGAAATAGTCTCTTCTCATGTGGCAAATAATGCCGTGGCGATTAATGAATTGCCGGAACTGATCCGCCAAGTTTATGCCACTTTGGCCAATATCGAAAGTGCCCCCCTGTTTCATGTGGATAGACCCCAACCGGCCGTGCCGGTGAAACGGTCTGTGACACCCGATTACATCGTTTGTCTTGAAGATGGCCGCAAGCTGAAGATGCTGAAGCGACATCTCAAGACGTCTTACAATATGACCCCCGATGAATACCGGGAACGATGGGGGTTGCCTAATGATTATCCCATGGTCGCCCCGAATTATGCGCTCCAGCGCTCTTCTCTGGCTAAAGAAATTGGCCTTGGGACCAAACGAGCGGGCAAGGCATAG
- a CDS encoding sulfurtransferase TusA family protein — protein MAEHLLDITTDVCPLTFVKTKLLIERMAPGDIAVVQLRGQEPLDNVPRSVREHGHEVISLAPKDPKATSPEDDHILTLRKARA, from the coding sequence ATGGCTGAACATTTACTTGATATTACCACTGACGTCTGTCCCTTGACGTTCGTCAAAACCAAACTGTTAATCGAACGCATGGCGCCCGGTGACATTGCCGTGGTGCAATTGCGGGGGCAAGAACCCCTCGATAACGTCCCCCGGTCTGTGCGCGAACACGGCCATGAGGTCATTTCCCTGGCCCCAAAAGACCCCAAAGCAACATCCCCCGAAGACGATCATATCCTGACCCTGCGCAAGGCCCGGGCCTGA
- the ddpX gene encoding D-alanyl-D-alanine dipeptidase: protein MTPATHSDSGLVEITQNNFDVDIDIIYASAANFTDTPVYSRPGCYLHADAAELLSRAVVLAREIGYRFRVFDAFRPTEAQWVLWNHTPDPDFLADPNRGSPHSRGVAVDLTLVDSRGKMLEMGTGFDDFTPLSHHGSIELSAQSMRNRHILLGIMTAAGWDFYRNEWWHYQMFNSRDYALISDLALPEPMMPK from the coding sequence ATGACACCTGCCACGCATTCTGATTCCGGTCTTGTCGAAATCACACAAAATAATTTCGATGTGGACATCGACATTATTTATGCAAGTGCCGCCAACTTTACAGACACCCCTGTTTATAGCCGCCCCGGATGCTATCTGCACGCAGACGCCGCAGAACTTTTGAGCCGCGCCGTCGTATTGGCCCGGGAAATTGGCTATCGATTTCGTGTTTTTGACGCCTTTCGGCCAACAGAAGCACAATGGGTGTTGTGGAATCATACCCCCGATCCTGACTTTCTGGCCGATCCAAACCGGGGATCACCCCATTCCCGGGGTGTTGCCGTGGACCTGACATTGGTAGATTCCCGGGGAAAAATGCTTGAAATGGGCACTGGCTTTGATGATTTTACCCCGCTTTCCCACCATGGATCGATTGAACTTTCGGCCCAATCCATGCGCAACCGCCACATCCTGCTTGGCATCATGACGGCCGCTGGGTGGGATTTTTATCGCAATGAATGGTGGCATTACCAAATGTTCAATTCC
- a CDS encoding GNAT family N-acetyltransferase, which produces MTGPVSDPDSNPVPSHRLPQGIALIAAAMPHHPVIAELHRQSFDEAWSEATIRSVLAMPGAFGLLAVGAGSGGENLDVSSPEPDLFGFALCRVVADECELLSLAVAKSARGRGIGGGLVDVVIDQLRRMQAEDTLITKLFLEVAEDNIEAQRLYKKRGFGPIGRRPGYYHRDNGPAMAALTFAANLSD; this is translated from the coding sequence ATGACCGGTCCCGTTTCCGATCCAGATTCTAACCCTGTTCCCTCGCATCGATTGCCCCAGGGCATTGCATTAATTGCTGCTGCAATGCCCCATCATCCGGTGATTGCCGAATTGCACCGGCAGTCTTTTGATGAAGCCTGGAGCGAGGCAACCATCCGCAGTGTTCTGGCCATGCCCGGGGCCTTCGGACTTTTGGCTGTTGGTGCGGGATCAGGTGGGGAAAACCTTGATGTTTCTAGCCCAGAACCTGATTTATTCGGGTTTGCTCTGTGCCGGGTGGTGGCGGATGAGTGTGAGCTATTGTCTTTGGCCGTTGCAAAATCTGCCAGGGGCCGGGGCATCGGTGGCGGGCTTGTGGATGTTGTCATCGACCAGCTTCGCCGCATGCAAGCCGAAGATACGCTGATAACCAAACTGTTTCTGGAAGTGGCAGAAGACAATATTGAGGCTCAGCGGCTTTATAAAAAGCGGGGCTTTGGCCCCATAGGGCGTCGGCCTGGGTATTATCACCGCGACAATGGCCCGGCCATGGCGGCCCTGACCTTTGCGGCAAATCTTTCAGATTAG